In Mytilus trossulus isolate FHL-02 chromosome 10, PNRI_Mtr1.1.1.hap1, whole genome shotgun sequence, the DNA window AGGTGGTATTGCATATTTCATCATTGATTACAGACGATTCAAGCCTGTTAGCAAATTTATAAGCAAGTATtgacagtagttgtcgtttgtttttgtaattaatacgtgtttctcgtttcttgtttgtttttattttgtgatttttgttatatagattagaccgttggttttgccgttttgatgattttacacaagtaattttgggactctttatagcttgttgttcggtgtgagccaaggctccttgttgaaggccgtacattgacctatgatggtttacttttttttgaattgttatttggatggagagttgtctcattggcactcacaccacatcttcgtATATCTATCTAAGCGCTGTATATAAATAGGGTCTTACTGAAAATGTGAACATAAATAAACGACCATTTGTAGCAtagaaatacatttgtaatatttatttattacggTTATAAGTacgaaattttacaaattcGAGACAAACATTTGAATAGTAACCATGGTAGTGTACATATTTTGATGTATGCACTATGCCATAAGAATTGAAATTGCAACTGttcaatgatgtttttttttatccaactcTAATAATAACTTTTCTGGCAAATGTATTTTTAGATACTAATTAttacattttgttaaatataaatcGAAACAATaacttataaaacaaattaacccTTCAGCATAAATCAATCATacattgtaaataattattaactgaaataatttctatttttcattAACACCAATGTCAAggcagacatttttttttaaatttcaggcTGGAATACCGGGAAACCAGCTGACATTAGCATTGGAACCAGAATCCGCTGCATTGTACTGTCAGTTAGGTACTCATAGATCAGGCTTGTTACCATTACAACATGGTGCCAGATTTTTATTGTTGGACTGTGGAGGTAAGTACAATAAttccttttattttgttttgcaaaaAACAGTCGAAATTTACATATTTCGGTACGTGATTTGAAGCCTTtataatttttgacattttatagaatgatttttctacataagaaaaagGCCTGTACCGAATCGgtattatgacagttgttattcattcgtttgatgtgtttgaaatttagattttgccatttgattagggacttacAGTTTTGAAGAATCCTCggagtctgtttttttttttgtaattttactttttactattgTGCAGCTACAAAAAAACGCATCGTATTTTTTTCTCCGGTTAACTGTGAACAGGGAGTTGCAATCGgtttttattaatatcaagATAAGCAGTTGTGTTATGACTGCTGATGATTCGACTTTCCGCGAGACATGGAAGGAAAAGGATTCTTTAAACCAAATCATAAGCTTCTTAACTCTAGAATTAATCAGTAGCAATGTATTATTAATGGAAGTACAGTCAAGAATACAAATTACCCAATGTGGACTATCGGGTGCTACATACcaaataataatacaagactCCATTTACAGGTGGCACAGTTGATATCACAGTTCATGAAGTTCGATTGGACAATTCTCTCAAAGAAATTCACAGGGCATCGGGAGGTCCATGGGGTGGAATAAAGGTTGACGACGCCTTTCAGGAATACTTGTTAGAGTTGTTTGGATTTGAATGTATAGCTTCTCTCccaaaacatgacgtcatagaaTTGGAAAGaagttttgaattattaaagaaaaatgtcaaTACCGAAAGTAAAAATTACCATATGCAAATTCCGTTGATCTTACGTCAGTCAGCAGAACCTGGAACGCTTGTTGCTGGGAAACTGCGACTAAATTCCAAAATAGTGCAGAGTTTTTTTGAGAAGCCAGCAGCAAATATATGCAGACATATTCATGATGTATTACTTTCTTTAAGAGAACACGAGATAGATACCATACTTTTGGTCGGAGGATTTGCTGAAAGCAAAGTACTTCAAGAAAAGGTTCAATCAAAGTTTCCCACAATAAAAGTGTTACAACCGAATGAGCCTGGCTCAGCTGTCATTAAAGGTGCTGTTGAATTCGGTCACTGTCCAGAGAAAATTCGTTTCCGTATGTCTCCTTATACATATGGTGTTGATACAGTTGCCCCTTTTCGTCATGGGAAAGATCCTTCCAGTAAGCATTGGGAATTTGATGGTGAGGCGTATTGCTTGGataagtttcacatacatgtgaAGAAAAACCAATCAGTCGAAACAGGCACAGAGATATCGAACAAGAATTATCACCCAATGACTAAAGAGCAAACAAGCATGAACTTCAAAATTGTAACTTCAGATGCATTGAGCCCAATTTATGTCGATGACCCTGGAAACAGAATCATAGGAAGCTTTGAAGTTCGAATTCCTAATGCCTTTAGTAGTTCGGAAAGATCTGTTAATGTCAAAATGATATTTCGCGGTACAGAACTTGACGTTGAAGCACAAGATGCCCATActcaacaaaaatataagacttcatttaaatttgaatagtaAATGGTACTGTAGTTATCACGCTGTCTACGTTTTCGAAGGTTCGCCTTTTATCTCATTTTGTCTCTACGACTTCAATACTAACATATctattacctttttttttatatatatctattgttTTCGTGACATTATCGATACGATACAGTTAATATACTAAAACAAATTTAccacaacaaaaaaatgaaatgaaagagTGAAGTATATTCGTCAAGCGCATGAGGGACCAAATTTATTTGGTATGGGGTTGTTACTTGCCAGCTTATTCAtgtacacatcaaacgaatttaTATCTGAATCTGACCCCCTCAGTATTTCTAAcgaaatgaaataaacaaatagttgTATATAGTTGAACTCCTTTATAAAGAAAGTGACTATCTTTGATCtagtaaatttaaaataacatatctGATGTTAACCTGGTATAATCATTTGTTGTTACATCACCTAAATTACCATTGTCTTAGACCATCCGATCTATAAGATCATTTGATATATACATCCATAAATGTGTATATTACTTGTGTCCATAATCTGAATTAGGAATATgccttttacttttaaaaaacacGTCGGGTTTTCTATTCGATCTTTTGCCAGGTGAAACCAAAGACTTGAAAACTTCAAAGTAGggtttatattcatttgaattGATGGTAACACATGCATGTGCTATATGCCTAGGACTTTTAACATTAACCCGCCATCATCATCAAAATCTTTTTCACAGTTTTGTGATGATCAATGTGCCTATggatcattttcaaattatttgttattttcttattgttgaaacTGCAAGCCCTTTATGCATGTTATAGTTTGGGTTGACTTTGTAAAAGAACTTATAGAAACATATAGCGACATCTTGGGGATGTAATTTCAATTGAAACTTAAGAAATTACGTCGGCTTATGTATTTACCatggtttcatttttttactttcttaaTATATTGCTGAAATGGACTCAATATATTCATGTTTCTTTGGTGTAGTTGATTTTTATTACATTCGGATTGgctattttatttctttctattcattgcaataattaaataaatccaAAATCTTATTGTGTACTTCTTTGTGACTTACTTGTCTTCAATCCTCAGAATAGAATCAACGCCTTGAAGTCTATTATGCATGACtgatatgaaatatattgaCAACACCTCTCTGCTACATCTGGGTTGTAATTAAGATGTCTACTAAATACGTAAATGAACACCAATTAATTCTTATATTTCATATACTCCAATACAAAGGAAACACAAAGCTTGCAGCTcgatatataaatatgtagtttGTGTATAGGTTTGAAAATATTTCCTCTGTCATTGTAATCGTTCaaccttaaacatgttaaaggggtATAAGCTGTCAAATTCTATTTACCGATTTGACTAAAATTTTCATATTCGATTTATAACATGCTAAAACGTATATTCAAGTTATAAACAGTCTGAAATTTAGTACGATGCATGTACTCGGTTATATGTATCATGTGTTTCGTGTGTTTTTAAGCCTACATGCAATCTGATTAACCACTACTGTGACTTCGAAAGACTGCACACTGTCAAATAACCCGATATGAACATAAccatagatataaataaaaaacgaaaGCTGAGATGACATCACTGCATCGTTCGAAGTTATAAtctaaatgtgaaaatagcCCTTAGACTGACTAAATCCACCATTTACTGATTAAAAGAATACATTAACAATGATATACAAGGAAGACCTCTGGATATTATATGCAGAATTAAGAGTACTTGATGTAGCAATGGCAAGAAACATGTGGTActaaaatagaatataaatatGACATGAAAAGTAGGTATAAAATATAACGTTTAAACTGTCAGTGATGATTCTGGATATCCTTCATGTACTTTTTATCGTGAAAATTGTGAggttaaaatatagaattttcAGTTATGCCTTGTTTGGGTTGTCTTTACTACACACATGATCTCAACAAATGGAAGTGTTATAATTAGTTTACatgattctttaaaaaatctaagtGCTAACTTATTTACTACAGTCCATAAACAGCCTTAAGTTTCTTCTGTGATGTAAACGTTTAATGTGTCCGATTTCCTCAATATGCGTCGTGTTAATTTGACCTGTTGACACAACTTGTAATGCATTTCTGTTAttcaatgttttttaatttgtgtttcaTCATGTGTCACTATTTTTAAGCATCAGCTTGAATAAGTATATAGTGCGACAATACATTTTCACCTCTGTACTTGTCGTTACATGTAATTAGTTAAGACACAAGAAATTCATATCCGTGATGATGAATGTAAACATTACAAACTATCAGAAAAGATCTATTTGAACTTGTTCCAGTTTTTGCTTTGAATGTTCGGTCACGTTATGAATGACGTCTTAAAACTTTTCAAGGAAAAACTTTTCTTGTGGTCGGTACGGTTAACGTAACAATCTGATTCGTTTTCTATGGAGGCGTTTGGAAGTGAGGAAAAGAACTGATTTTGAGCAACACAAAAGAGACAAACTAGACAGATCGTGTCTACAATTTAGTATCAGGCTgatattaataaagacaacagtattataccgctATAAAAGCAACGGAACATCTGAACACTGaactacaacaaaaacaatCGAAACATAGAAGAAACGGactatttgataataactgcCATATAAAGTGGATATGAGTTTATAAAGTCATGACCACTGATTCAGTCCACGGGAAAatctttttcatatgttttccattttttttcatatgttcaaaacttgttttttttatgtcaagcCTAAATTAACTTTTAGAATGTTCAAACATACGAAAAACatatgttgcaattttttctatgtagcatcattaaaaaataactcGAAATCAATATCATCGGAGGGAAAGAAAAAACCTATTTCTTAGTTAAGGGACGGAATGGTTAAAGCCATGGACCGAGGACAAAGATAAATAATGAGAGGCAATAGTTTTTTACCGATGTTCAAGTTTCATGAATCTAATTTTATTACACAcaagtaaattttaattaacacGATCTGTGCCCTGAAAAACTTATGAAAACCATTATTAGTTTACTTAACATACAAAATAATgatgatacaaaaaatatattccatTACATACAATTATGCTTTGAATCTTTGTAACTTTATTCATTTAACCTTGATTTGATATTCTgtcatacataatatatatttatgtatgtgatGTAATATCATGTTAATGCGGAGGGAGACATTATTATACTTGTATTGATTTTCctgatttaataaaaacttgaaaacttgACAAACCAAAAGCATTATACAGGTACATTTCGCTCATGTGACATGGGATTCACATCAAACGACCTTATATATGAAACCAACGTAACAAAAGGTCATGCGAATTGTATGTGAACTAGGATTACCATGGACCTCAGGTCAAATTATTAACGTGAAATTCGCGTAAACATTAACTGATTTCATGAGCGTTCGATTTATAAGCTTGTTTGAGGCAAGTTAGAATGGATAAAGTGAGATCTGTTATGATAGTTATATGTAactttttaaatgcaaactttCAGAAAGGTTTAGGTTGAGTATTTGCAACGGTCAATAATTGATGGTGTCAAATAAATTTTGGGTTATTTCTATGGAAACTAGGATTTTGATTTATGTAATCCCTTTAGTGTGATCATACGCTAATAGTTATCAACAGGAAATGAACTTTAACGATTGGGTAGAGGTTTATTAAGTATGTTCTCCTGCAATAGGATAAGGGGTGGGGTATTGAGTGTTAAAACATTGCTATCGTCAAGTATgtcatagatataaaaatatttatgaaatgatAAGGtattgttacaccactgtccaaggaTACAGGAAGGGTTTGTGTCTTCAAACATGTAACCCTGCCGCCTCATTTTACGTGTACCTCTCCCAAGTCAGCTGTCTGCAGTTAAGTGGTtgcttttatcatatttgtttttcgtctaTTGTTTTGCATAAATTAGTTTATGCTGTGCCGTTACTCCACTTTCCCACCTAAGCGAAGGGTTTGCGCCTTCAAACATGTTGAACCTTGACGAATTTTAAAAGTGCATGTCCGAAGTCATGAgcatgtagttcagtggttatcttttgttcatgttatatttgttttatgtgaattgttttgttgtgaattaggccgttagttttttaaattgtattgttttacatttttaatgttggggccttttatagctgactaacTACTGTAacttcagaaattattgcgtgcatttattattgcgtgcatttattattgcgtgcatttattattgcgattttgtaattttttacttaaatgcgatttgttattttttacttaaatgcgattttatattttataattttgagaaaaatcctgtttatttcattacaaatatttcaaactgcaagtttaaattattgtgctTACAACTCTGTCACATTTTTCGCTGAATGTACAGTATTATGTATGGGAATTCCTCATTGTTTAATACCATACATTTGCCTCCCTTTGCTTACATCGAATTGTTTTGAACTTTgtaggatagttgtctcattgtcttACCGCATACCTAATACGTATACAGAACAACGATATaacttaaacaatgagcaaaacctaaACTACAAAAGTTCAAGGTAAGACTAACAATTCGAAAGAGAAAACCAACGTCGATTTTTATGCAgaaacaataaatcaaatatagtaGACAGTAACTAACGAAAATCACTGGATTGCACTTTATAACTTTAGGGAGACAGTTAAAGAATGTtgcaattttaaacatattcattAACTCTAAACTCTCCCGTCTAACCTGTTTCAACTCAACAATAGCACAAACTGATAAAACATAGTTTGAAATGGGTTACCTTGTCAAATTGACAcgaaatacaaaacaaaattaaaaaaagacaaacaggtcCTGATTAATGAAAACCCGTTATTTACGAAAGAAAGTCTCAAATCAAATCAGCACACAATCAACAGAAGCAGGGTTTGTTTTATATAGAATGATAAAATAATGTACAATAGGACATTAAATTGCAAGAAATGACGGTAATTCTAATGAATCTATCTTGTATGACCTGAAGTGGAACTttccttatatatcatgtactgtgttACGACGCTAGATACAAACTGACGTAGAAAAGAAACACCCGACCATCGAAAGCTTTATTATGTAGAGCCTAGGTGGTCAGTGGTCTAGCACTTCGGGCCTGGTGCAAGGCGATTTGGTGCCACGATATATCAGTAACAGGAGATCGAGACAGGGTAGAACAAATTATTTGCATCGGCAAATTgtcagatctaacattgttgggcaGGTACTTAACAACAGATGACtgatattcaatatatattatatctaaAACTAGACTTGTGGGATTAATGCCAAAAAAAGGTTGCtctatttaaaagtttaacttagTGTATTGCCATCTATCATGATGATATATTgactagtatataaataattaaagtcTTATTTTGTCCGGTTGTCGTCTGATTGGCGTACATAAAATATGAGACTTCACATATCACCAACTACATGATAGTAATAATTAACATGTTCCAAAATTTGATAAAGttagcttttaaaatttaaatctttaaacaattgctttattttttatttttttgtagggGGTTGAactgaaaatattcaaaaataatttttcaacaaggaataaacatgatatattagTAATCAGTGCACCGACGAATCAATTGAAAAACGGTGtgatcaatattttatatacttaTTACCTAACTAAAGTCTGCAATGTGATTTTTATGCAAAAGTTAACCGTGATTACATGATAAATATAGCACATTATATTCCGGGTCTAATTatatcctttattttttttactgaaaatacACAGttcaaaaaagagaaaataaaagtaaaattcgATAACAGTTTGTGAGAAGCAAAGAGTTTATATAACCTAATTGTTAGAAGTAAGGATTTAGGTAGCAACTACGAAAATTCTGGCAAGATGTAAGCTAAACTTTTGGTACTTTATAGGACAACGAAATCAATAGTTTGTTAATTTGAAAACGTTGAAGGTAAGGAATCGATTATACTAGatataatgttaaaaacaatacTCACAATGactaaaaatacataaaagttCAATTTCACAATCATTTTGATTACTGTTTCTTATCACACGATATGCAGATagacattttaaataatatgacaCATAgacaaaagacaaatttaattttgaaagctTAACAAAAGTTTTACCAGGAAACAGAAGCAATATAATATTGGCGCACGCTCTGttttctatatatgtatatgatgATGAATGTGTGTGGGTGCGTGTGTATGTTTTGTATGCGATGAAATGATATTAAATcgaaattcaaatttaattgataATGATGACTTTACAAAATTACAGGATGAGTTCTAGTAAGCTGTTAGTAGTTGCTATTGATTTTGGTACGACGTACAGTGGATATGCTTTCTCTTACATAAGTCAAAGGGAGAAAGTGTACACATATAATTGGAGTAAAGGTATCACACAGACTCCTAAAACCCCAACCAGCATTTTGTTTACGCCTAGGAAGGACTTTCGTTCCTTTGGTTATGAAGCAGAAGAAGAGTACGCAAGGCTATCACAGCTTAAGGAGAACAGAGAGTGGTACTTCTTCAAACGGTTTAAACTAACACTGTACAAAAATGAAGTAAGAAAGTTATAGAAAACAGATATATACAAACGACAAAGACTTTTCAGCAAGATTTCAGCAAAACAAATGCTACCAAATTAGGCGAAACAATGAATGATATAACGCTTTGTCAATATACTATATTTGTGCTAGTGTATATCATCTTTAAGTATTAATGCCAACTAGAAATCGATATAGTCGGTCCAAAAACTCCTCATTTCATAGGTATAGTTTTAAAGCTTTTCCGGTATGAATGATTATTTTctaccttttcaacttttggcGTTTGAAgctttgaaaaatgttgttctTTAACTTAATGCTTAGCCGTGTCAAATTTTTTCTAGATCTGTCTACATCAGTCTCACAACCAAATATCAAGAGTAAAATAACGATCGCAACCTGcaatggaaattcaaaacgACAAGTCCTTTATAAAATGGTGCAATCAAAAGCGCAACACATctaacgaatggataacaactgtcatattcttgacttggtattGTGGATTTAACCTGGATTTGTAGttagttaaacctctcacttatgcATAAATTACATTATACTGACATCAATGTGTGAGCAAACAAAACAatcataaaagataaaaaaaaaa includes these proteins:
- the LOC134688479 gene encoding heat shock 70 kDa protein 12B-like, giving the protein MSSSKLFVVAIDFGTTYSGYAFSSISDKEQVLTYNWSKGLLQAPKTQTSILFTPGRDFHSFGYEAEEEYARLSQLKENRDWYFFKRFKLTLYKNENLNEQTKIPDCTGKQMPAIEVFSAGIRYLKNHLFTHFNERIPMRDADIHWVLTVPAIWDEAAKKFMRICAEKAGIPGNQLTLALEPESAALYCQLGTHRSGLLPLQHGARFLLLDCGGGTVDITVHEVRLDNSLKEIHRASGGPWGGIKVDDAFQEYLLELFGFECIASLPKHDVIELERSFELLKKNVNTESKNYHMQIPLILRQSAEPGTLVAGKLRLNSKIVQSFFEKPAANICRHIHDVLLSLREHEIDTILLVGGFAESKVLQEKVQSKFPTIKVLQPNEPGSAVIKGAVEFGHCPEKIRFRMSPYTYGVDTVAPFRHGKDPSSKHWEFDGEAYCLDKFHIHVKKNQSVETGTEISNKNYHPMTKEQTSMNFKIVTSDALSPIYVDDPGNRIIGSFEVRIPNAFSSSERSVNVKMIFRGTELDVEAQDAHTQQKYKTSFKFE